In a single window of the Saccharothrix australiensis genome:
- a CDS encoding sugar phosphate nucleotidyltransferase → MSELQGAEAVVLVGGKGTRLRPLTLSAPKPMLPTAGVPFLTHLLSRIREVGITHVVLGTSYKAEVFQEHFGDGSALGLDLEYVVEDVPLDTAGAIRNVAHKLREPDVMVFNGDILSGVDLRGVLDTHRSSGADVTLHLVKVEDPRRFGCVPTDAEGRVTAFLEKTENPPTDQINAGCYVFRRSVVDGIPAGRPVSVERETFPGLLAAGARLQGHVDTSYWLDLGTPAAFVRGSADLVRGVAPSAALPPVTGEAIVLAGATVDPAAEVTGGSTIGAGCTVAAGATVVGSVLFDGAVVGEGARVERSVLGANALVQAGAVLSDAVIGDNAVIGARCELVGGARVWPGVVLPEAGVRFSTDA, encoded by the coding sequence ATGTCGGAGCTGCAAGGCGCCGAGGCGGTGGTCCTGGTCGGGGGCAAGGGCACCCGGCTTCGACCGCTGACCCTCTCAGCCCCCAAGCCCATGCTGCCCACGGCCGGGGTGCCGTTCCTCACCCACCTGCTGTCCCGCATCCGGGAGGTGGGCATCACGCACGTGGTGCTCGGCACCTCCTACAAGGCGGAGGTGTTCCAGGAGCACTTCGGCGACGGCTCGGCGCTGGGCCTCGACCTGGAGTACGTGGTGGAGGACGTGCCGCTGGACACGGCGGGCGCGATCCGGAACGTCGCGCACAAGCTGCGCGAGCCCGACGTGATGGTGTTCAACGGCGACATCCTGTCCGGCGTCGACCTGCGCGGCGTGCTCGACACGCACCGGTCGTCGGGCGCGGACGTGACGCTGCACCTGGTGAAGGTGGAGGACCCGCGCCGGTTCGGCTGCGTGCCGACCGACGCCGAGGGCCGCGTCACCGCGTTCCTGGAGAAGACCGAGAACCCGCCGACCGACCAGATCAACGCCGGGTGCTACGTGTTCCGCCGGTCCGTGGTCGACGGCATCCCGGCGGGCCGCCCGGTGTCCGTGGAGCGGGAGACGTTCCCCGGCCTGCTGGCCGCGGGCGCGCGGCTCCAGGGGCACGTCGACACGTCGTACTGGCTCGACCTGGGCACGCCCGCCGCGTTCGTGCGCGGCTCGGCGGACCTGGTGCGCGGCGTCGCGCCGTCGGCCGCGCTGCCGCCGGTGACCGGCGAGGCGATCGTGCTGGCCGGCGCGACCGTCGACCCGGCCGCCGAGGTGACCGGCGGCTCGACCATCGGTGCGGGCTGCACGGTGGCGGCGGGCGCGACCGTGGTCGGCTCGGTGCTGTTCGACGGCGCGGTGGTCGGCGAGGGCGCGCGGGTCGAGCGCAGCGTGCTCGGGGCGAACGCCCTGGTCCAGGCGGGCGCGGTGCTCTCGGACGCGGTGATCGGCGACAACGCCGTGATCGGCGCGCGGTGCGAGCTCGTCGGCGGCGCGCGGGTGTGGCCCGGTGTCGTGCTGCCCGAGGCCGGGGTGCGGTTCTCCACCGATGCCTAG
- the cofD gene encoding 2-phospho-L-lactate transferase produces MKVVVLVGGVGGARFLVGLKSLLGAPEHEITAVVNTGDDVWMHGLRICPDLDTCMYTLGGGIDVERGWGRSGETWAVKEELAAYEADPTWFGLGDRDIATHLVRTRMLRAGYPLSAVTEALCHRWQPGVRLLPMSDDRVETHVVVDDGDGTRAIHFQEWWVKHRAGLPARSFASVGAETATPAPGVVDALLDADAVLIAPSNPVVSVNTILGVPGVRDALRKTEAGVVGLSPIVGGKPLRGMADACLTAIGVETSAEAVGRYYGSRRTTEKGVLDGWLVHTGDRSDVPGVAVRAVPLLMSDVDATAAMARAALELSGAPVG; encoded by the coding sequence GTGAAGGTCGTCGTACTGGTGGGTGGGGTCGGCGGGGCGCGTTTCCTCGTCGGACTGAAGTCGTTGTTGGGTGCGCCCGAGCACGAGATCACGGCGGTGGTGAACACCGGTGACGACGTGTGGATGCACGGGTTGCGGATCTGCCCCGACCTGGACACCTGCATGTACACCCTGGGTGGTGGCATCGACGTCGAGCGCGGCTGGGGGCGGTCGGGCGAGACGTGGGCGGTCAAGGAGGAGCTGGCGGCCTACGAGGCGGACCCGACGTGGTTCGGCCTCGGCGACCGGGACATCGCGACGCACCTGGTGCGGACGCGGATGCTCCGCGCGGGCTACCCGCTCTCGGCCGTGACGGAGGCGCTGTGCCACCGCTGGCAGCCCGGCGTGCGGCTGCTGCCGATGTCGGACGACCGCGTCGAGACGCACGTCGTGGTCGACGACGGCGACGGGACCAGGGCCATCCACTTCCAGGAGTGGTGGGTCAAGCACCGGGCGGGGCTGCCCGCGCGGTCGTTCGCGTCGGTGGGCGCGGAGACCGCCACGCCCGCGCCCGGCGTGGTGGACGCGCTGCTGGACGCCGACGCCGTGCTGATCGCGCCGTCGAACCCGGTGGTGAGCGTCAACACGATCCTCGGCGTGCCGGGCGTGCGGGACGCGCTGCGCAAGACGGAGGCCGGCGTGGTCGGCCTGTCGCCGATCGTGGGCGGCAAGCCGCTCCGCGGCATGGCGGACGCGTGCCTGACCGCGATCGGCGTGGAGACCTCCGCCGAGGCCGTCGGCCGGTACTACGGCTCGCGCAGGACGACCGAGAAGGGCGTGCTGGACGGCTGGCTGGTGCACACCGGCGACCGCAGCGACGTACCCGGCGTGGCGGTGCGCGCGGTGCCGCTGCTGATGTCCGATGTGGACGCGACGGCCGCGATGGCGCGGGCCGCGCTGGAGCTGTCGGGGGCCCCGGTTGGCTGA
- a CDS encoding site-2 protease family protein, whose protein sequence is MKRSAVRPSPLFLSLLAVTVAGAVLTLFDDSDAALIGGTVLFVLGGWAVSLCLHEFGHAIVAYRGGDHAVRAKGYLTLDIRHYTDPVMSIVLPLVLLAFGGIPLPGGAVWINHHALRNKRVESMVSLAGPVSNLALGALLSLAVLLFQPPAGLAAALSYLALLQVFAFVLNILPIPGLDGWGVIEPYMSYQARQFGAKARPWAPLVLFAVLIGFPSVARVFFDLADAVFGLVGGEQLWARFGQSTFMFWR, encoded by the coding sequence GTGAAGCGATCAGCGGTGCGACCGAGTCCACTGTTCCTCAGCCTGCTCGCGGTGACGGTGGCAGGCGCCGTGCTGACCCTGTTCGACGACTCCGACGCCGCCCTGATCGGCGGAACCGTCCTGTTCGTGCTCGGCGGGTGGGCGGTTTCGCTGTGCCTGCACGAGTTCGGGCACGCGATCGTGGCCTACCGGGGCGGCGACCACGCGGTGCGGGCGAAGGGCTACCTGACGCTGGACATCCGCCACTACACCGACCCGGTCATGTCGATCGTGCTGCCGCTGGTGCTGCTGGCGTTCGGCGGGATCCCGCTGCCCGGCGGGGCGGTGTGGATCAACCACCACGCCTTGCGCAACAAGCGGGTCGAGTCGATGGTGTCGCTGGCCGGCCCCGTGAGCAACCTCGCACTCGGCGCGCTGCTGAGCCTGGCCGTGCTGCTGTTCCAGCCGCCCGCCGGCCTGGCCGCCGCGCTGTCGTACCTGGCGCTGCTCCAGGTCTTCGCGTTCGTGCTGAACATCCTGCCGATTCCGGGCCTCGACGGCTGGGGCGTGATCGAGCCGTACATGTCCTACCAGGCGCGGCAGTTCGGCGCGAAGGCGCGGCCGTGGGCGCCGCTGGTGCTGTTCGCGGTGCTGATCGGGTTCCCCAGCGTCGCGCGGGTGTTCTTCGACCTCGCGGACGCGGTGTTCGGGCTGGTCGGCGGTGAGCAGCTCTGGGCGCGGTTCGGGCAGTCGACGTTCATGTTCTGGCGCTGA
- a CDS encoding glycosyltransferase family 2 protein, giving the protein MTRYGDGLAVVTVTYSPGETLAGFLDTLAGATTRPVTVVLADNGSTDGVPERAAEAHEHVTFLPTGGNLGYGAAANRGVAALPDDVGWVVVANPDLSWSPGSLDVLLEATKRWPRGGAFGPLIREPNGAVYPSARQLPSLGRGLGHAVFAKVWPANPWTREYRQEKASVQERTAGWLSGSCLLLRREAFDSVDGFDPRYFMYFEDVDLGDRIGRAGWLNVYVPEAEVTHIGGHSTARASDRMLAAHHSSAYRYLADRHQGPLWGPLRLAVRAGLGLRLKLVTGRRS; this is encoded by the coding sequence GTGACGCGCTACGGAGACGGACTGGCGGTCGTGACCGTCACCTACTCGCCCGGGGAGACCCTGGCCGGCTTCCTCGACACCCTGGCGGGTGCCACCACGCGCCCGGTGACCGTCGTGCTGGCGGACAACGGCTCCACCGACGGGGTGCCGGAGCGCGCGGCCGAGGCGCACGAGCACGTGACGTTCCTGCCGACCGGCGGCAACCTCGGCTACGGCGCGGCCGCGAACCGGGGCGTCGCGGCGCTGCCCGACGACGTCGGCTGGGTCGTGGTCGCGAACCCCGACCTGTCGTGGTCGCCCGGCAGCCTCGACGTGCTGCTGGAGGCGACCAAGCGGTGGCCGCGCGGCGGCGCGTTCGGCCCGCTGATCCGGGAGCCGAACGGCGCGGTGTACCCGTCGGCGCGGCAGCTGCCGTCGCTCGGGCGCGGGCTCGGGCACGCGGTGTTCGCCAAGGTCTGGCCCGCGAACCCGTGGACGCGCGAGTACCGGCAGGAGAAGGCGTCGGTCCAGGAGCGCACCGCCGGGTGGCTGTCCGGGTCGTGCCTGCTGCTGCGCCGCGAGGCGTTCGACTCGGTGGACGGGTTCGACCCGCGCTACTTCATGTACTTCGAGGACGTGGACCTCGGCGACCGCATCGGCCGGGCCGGGTGGCTCAACGTGTACGTGCCGGAGGCCGAGGTGACCCACATCGGCGGCCACTCGACGGCCCGCGCGTCGGACCGGATGCTGGCGGCGCACCACAGCAGCGCGTACCGCTACCTGGCCGACCGCCACCAGGGCCCGCTGTGGGGACCGCTGCGGCTGGCCGTGCGGGCGGGGCTGGGGCTGCGGCTCAAGCTGGTCACCGGCCGCCGCTCCTGA
- a CDS encoding DUF4396 domain-containing protein, protein MDASWKTAASATLHCLTGCAIGEVLGMVVGTALGLPAWGTVVLAVALAFFFGYALTLRGVLRAGVGFRVAVKTALAADTVSILVMEVVDNAVMLVVPGAMDAGLASALFWGALAFSLAVAFVLTVPVNRWLIARGKGHAVVHHLHHH, encoded by the coding sequence ATGGACGCATCGTGGAAGACCGCCGCCTCGGCGACGCTGCACTGCCTCACCGGCTGCGCCATCGGCGAGGTCCTCGGCATGGTCGTCGGCACCGCGCTCGGCCTGCCCGCCTGGGGAACGGTCGTGCTGGCCGTGGCGCTGGCCTTCTTCTTCGGCTACGCCCTGACCCTGCGCGGCGTGCTGCGCGCGGGCGTCGGGTTCCGGGTCGCCGTGAAGACCGCGCTCGCCGCCGACACCGTGTCGATCCTGGTCATGGAGGTCGTGGACAACGCCGTGATGCTCGTCGTGCCGGGCGCGATGGACGCCGGGCTCGCCAGTGCGCTTTTCTGGGGCGCGCTGGCGTTCTCGCTGGCGGTGGCCTTCGTGCTGACGGTGCCGGTCAACCGGTGGCTCATCGCGCGCGGCAAGGGACACGCCGTCGTGCACCACCTGCACCACCACTAG
- a CDS encoding glycosyltransferase, with protein sequence MRQLTSGTTPRLRTAPVLAVLVCHDGERWLGTALSALRGQRPRPRHVVAVDTGSVDGTAALLAGAAEGPDRVIDGVLALPRGTGFGEAVHAAVAHAVERWGDPGAWLWLLHDDCAPEPDCLALLLTAAEVSPSAAVLGPLGLDWADPRLVVEAGVSTDASGHRQTGIGGVALAGSFRQSTEALAVSSAGSLVRRSVWEDVGGYDRRLPLLRDDVDFGWRVNLAGHLVLSVPAARLRHARAAARGARGLDAAADRPGPPPRGVDRAHGLRTFLVNCGTLSFVLGLPRLAVLGLLRAAGFAVLRRFADARAELGALGYLLGGRARLREARAARPVKGVVRGLFTSRVTRLRNAVAAVSAYLIRRRVEADAALGRLPEDDVRPVDWSPPSEVERRAVGPSALPAGALSRRRPVRPTGGLRLPATTVPVDAALPGTLRPSPRPRPSPAPRGAPSVVFVEVDRARVLWSLVLGPPLVLVLGLVVFGVLANTGRIGADLSGGRLLPVPDLATTWSTYLASWHPVAGGTTAPAPAALAVLGTLGAVLGGPPVVVAVLFVGDAALAGLFAYAATRRVPVRRPARAVVAAAYGLLPAATSAVAQGRLDVVVVHVLAPVVFVGVRSVLRGGAGAAWLPVASGTALAVAVVGAFSPLVHALATLGALAGFVVVPGRAGDGRRRVAGLFTVVLLPVALLLPWPAVLLRHPSVVLHGVGAHPDTPPVGWADLLALRPGGPGAVAHVGVLVVVFALAAAVLRPSRAMLPGVAAVVLAGFAVIVLRAVPATPPTGGPAVVGWAGAPLVVASWGLLWVVLAACRKDAVPVRWPRAAAVLGAAGVFGMACLGLVGLRTGPLTASTARLPATVEQELPRTGRSVLVLGTPTRQVAGRLPAFGDDDLAPASAAASRLERWHRQLTSGTADEARAALAGAAAGGVAFVVVPDRATGQRLRDLVGDLVAEAPPMSDGRPVLRVQLAAGNAVLLSPDLARRARTGGTPPDALGAPGTAPVDSAPPEVGVRVSEGPEGRLLVIAAEDEPGWRATVDGRPVAVVRAWGHLVGVPVPAGGAEVRVEVTGTVRELLLLVQAAAVLFTVLTAIPARRR encoded by the coding sequence GTGCGGCAGTTGACGAGCGGCACCACTCCACGGCTGCGCACCGCGCCCGTGCTGGCAGTGCTGGTGTGCCACGACGGCGAGCGCTGGCTGGGCACGGCCCTGTCCGCGCTGCGCGGGCAACGACCAAGGCCCCGGCACGTGGTGGCGGTCGACACGGGGTCGGTGGACGGCACCGCCGCGCTGCTCGCGGGAGCCGCCGAAGGTCCCGATCGGGTGATCGACGGCGTGCTGGCGCTGCCGCGCGGCACGGGGTTCGGCGAGGCGGTGCACGCGGCCGTCGCGCACGCCGTGGAGCGGTGGGGCGATCCGGGCGCGTGGCTGTGGCTGCTGCACGACGACTGCGCGCCCGAGCCGGACTGCCTGGCGCTGCTGCTGACGGCGGCGGAGGTGTCGCCGTCGGCGGCGGTGCTCGGGCCGCTCGGCCTGGACTGGGCCGACCCGCGGCTGGTGGTCGAGGCCGGGGTGTCGACGGACGCGTCGGGGCACCGGCAGACCGGGATCGGCGGTGTCGCGCTCGCCGGGTCGTTCCGGCAGAGCACCGAGGCGCTCGCGGTGTCGTCGGCCGGGTCGCTGGTCCGGCGCTCGGTGTGGGAGGACGTCGGCGGGTACGACCGGCGGCTGCCGCTGCTGCGCGACGACGTCGACTTCGGGTGGCGGGTCAACCTCGCCGGGCACCTCGTGCTGTCCGTGCCCGCGGCCCGGCTGCGGCACGCGCGCGCGGCGGCGCGGGGCGCGCGGGGGCTGGACGCGGCGGCGGACCGGCCCGGACCGCCGCCGCGCGGCGTGGACCGGGCGCACGGGCTGCGGACGTTCCTGGTCAACTGCGGCACGCTGTCGTTCGTCCTCGGGCTGCCCCGGCTGGCGGTGCTGGGACTGCTGCGCGCGGCGGGTTTCGCGGTGCTGCGGCGGTTCGCCGACGCCCGCGCCGAGCTGGGCGCGCTGGGCTATTTGCTCGGCGGGCGGGCGCGGCTGCGGGAAGCCCGCGCGGCGCGGCCCGTGAAGGGCGTGGTGCGCGGCCTGTTCACCAGTCGGGTCACCCGGTTGCGCAACGCGGTCGCCGCCGTGTCCGCCTACCTGATCCGGCGGCGCGTCGAGGCGGACGCGGCGCTGGGCCGGCTGCCCGAGGACGACGTCCGGCCGGTGGACTGGTCGCCTCCGTCCGAAGTGGAGCGTCGCGCGGTCGGCCCGTCGGCGCTGCCCGCCGGCGCGCTGTCCCGGCGGCGACCGGTCCGACCCACCGGCGGGCTGCGCCTGCCGGCGACCACCGTGCCCGTCGACGCGGCGCTGCCCGGCACGCTGCGGCCCTCGCCCCGGCCCCGGCCCTCACCGGCGCCGCGCGGTGCGCCGTCGGTCGTGTTCGTGGAGGTCGACCGGGCGCGGGTGCTGTGGTCGCTGGTGCTCGGGCCGCCGCTGGTGCTCGTGCTCGGGCTCGTGGTGTTCGGCGTCCTGGCCAACACCGGCCGGATCGGGGCGGACCTGTCCGGCGGCCGGCTGCTGCCGGTGCCGGACCTGGCGACCACGTGGTCGACCTACCTGGCGTCCTGGCACCCCGTGGCGGGCGGCACCACCGCGCCCGCGCCGGCCGCGCTGGCCGTGCTGGGGACGCTCGGCGCGGTGCTCGGCGGTCCGCCCGTGGTGGTGGCCGTGCTGTTCGTCGGCGACGCGGCGCTGGCCGGGTTGTTCGCCTACGCCGCGACGCGGCGGGTGCCGGTGCGGCGACCCGCGCGCGCGGTGGTCGCGGCGGCCTACGGGCTGCTGCCCGCGGCCACCTCGGCGGTCGCGCAGGGCCGGCTGGACGTCGTCGTGGTGCACGTCCTGGCCCCGGTGGTGTTCGTCGGCGTGCGCTCGGTGCTGCGCGGCGGCGCGGGCGCGGCGTGGCTGCCGGTGGCGTCCGGCACGGCGCTGGCCGTCGCGGTGGTGGGCGCGTTCTCGCCGCTCGTGCACGCGTTGGCGACGCTCGGCGCGCTGGCCGGGTTCGTCGTCGTGCCCGGCCGGGCCGGCGACGGGCGGCGGCGCGTGGCCGGGCTGTTCACCGTCGTGCTGCTGCCCGTGGCGCTGCTCCTGCCCTGGCCCGCGGTGCTGCTGCGGCACCCGTCGGTGGTGCTGCACGGCGTCGGGGCGCACCCCGACACCCCGCCGGTGGGGTGGGCCGACCTGCTGGCGCTGCGACCCGGCGGGCCGGGGGCGGTGGCGCACGTGGGCGTGCTGGTGGTGGTGTTCGCGCTCGCCGCCGCGGTGCTGCGGCCGTCGCGGGCGATGCTGCCGGGCGTGGCGGCGGTCGTCCTGGCGGGGTTCGCGGTGATCGTGCTGCGGGCGGTGCCGGCGACGCCGCCGACCGGCGGCCCGGCTGTCGTGGGGTGGGCCGGCGCGCCGCTGGTCGTCGCGTCCTGGGGCCTGCTGTGGGTGGTGCTGGCCGCGTGCCGCAAGGACGCCGTCCCGGTGCGGTGGCCGCGCGCCGCCGCCGTGCTCGGGGCGGCGGGCGTGTTCGGGATGGCGTGCCTCGGCCTGGTCGGGCTGCGGACGGGGCCGCTGACCGCGTCCACCGCGCGGCTGCCCGCGACGGTGGAGCAGGAGCTGCCCAGGACCGGGCGGTCGGTGCTGGTGCTGGGCACGCCGACGCGGCAGGTCGCCGGTCGGCTGCCCGCGTTCGGCGACGACGACCTCGCACCGGCGTCCGCCGCCGCGTCCCGGCTGGAGCGGTGGCACCGGCAGCTCACCTCGGGCACGGCCGACGAGGCCCGCGCGGCGCTGGCCGGAGCCGCGGCGGGCGGGGTGGCGTTCGTCGTGGTGCCGGACCGGGCGACCGGGCAGCGGCTGCGCGACCTGGTCGGCGACCTGGTGGCCGAGGCGCCGCCGATGTCGGACGGGCGGCCGGTGCTGCGGGTCCAGCTGGCGGCCGGCAACGCGGTACTGCTGTCGCCCGACCTGGCGCGCCGCGCCCGGACCGGCGGCACGCCGCCGGACGCGCTGGGCGCGCCGGGCACCGCGCCGGTGGACTCCGCGCCGCCCGAGGTCGGGGTCCGCGTGTCGGAGGGGCCCGAGGGGCGGTTGCTCGTGATCGCGGCGGAGGACGAGCCGGGGTGGCGGGCGACGGTGGACGGGCGGCCGGTCGCCGTGGTGCGGGCTTGGGGGCACCTGGTGGGTGTGCCGGTGCCGGCGGGCGGGGCGGAGGTGCGGGTCGAGGTGACCGGGACGGTGCGGGAGCTGCTGCTGCTGGTGCAGGCGGCGGCGGTGCTGTTCACGGTGTTGACGGCGATCCCGGCGCGACGGCGGTGA
- a CDS encoding coenzyme F420-0:L-glutamate ligase, whose translation MADHAATGGLTVLPVPGLPEFRPGDDLAAALASAAPWLADGDVVVVTSKVLSKVEGRLVTVPADPERRDAVRRSYVESEAVRVIARHGRTLITENRLGIVQAASGVDASNVAGDEIALLPVDPDASAAALRAALRAALGVEVAVVVTDTMGRAWRVGQTDAAIGASGLAVLHRYAGSVDGQGNELVVTSVAVADEIAAAADLVKGKLGAVPVAVVRGLAVADDGSTARDLVRPVAEDLFHLGVAEAVARGRAEAVLVRRSVREFTADPVPVEALRRAVGAALTAPAPHHTRPVRFVHLRARRDALLTAMRERWADDLRGDGLPPEQVERRLARGDFLRDAPEVVLPFLVAEGAHAYPDARRAAAERTMFTVAGGAAVQGLLVALAAEGLGSCWVSSTIFCADVVRAVLDLPASWEPLGAVAVGHPTEPLLPRPPRSPDEGFVEL comes from the coding sequence TTGGCTGACCACGCCGCGACCGGCGGGCTCACCGTCCTGCCCGTGCCCGGTCTGCCCGAGTTCCGCCCCGGTGACGACCTGGCGGCGGCGCTGGCCTCGGCCGCGCCGTGGCTCGCCGACGGCGACGTCGTCGTGGTGACCAGCAAGGTGCTGTCCAAAGTGGAGGGACGGCTGGTCACCGTGCCCGCCGACCCGGAGCGGCGGGACGCCGTCCGGCGGTCCTACGTGGAGTCCGAGGCGGTCCGCGTCATCGCCCGGCACGGCCGGACGCTGATCACCGAGAACCGGCTGGGCATCGTGCAGGCGGCGTCCGGCGTGGACGCGTCGAACGTGGCGGGCGACGAGATCGCCCTGCTGCCGGTCGACCCGGACGCGTCGGCGGCGGCGCTGCGGGCCGCGCTGCGCGCCGCGCTGGGCGTCGAGGTGGCCGTCGTGGTCACCGACACGATGGGCCGGGCGTGGCGGGTGGGCCAGACCGACGCGGCGATCGGCGCGTCCGGCCTGGCCGTGCTGCACCGCTACGCGGGCTCGGTGGACGGCCAGGGCAACGAGCTGGTGGTGACCTCGGTGGCGGTGGCCGACGAGATCGCCGCCGCCGCCGACCTGGTGAAGGGCAAGCTGGGCGCGGTGCCGGTGGCCGTGGTGCGCGGGCTGGCGGTGGCCGACGACGGCTCCACCGCCCGCGACCTGGTCCGGCCCGTGGCGGAGGACCTGTTCCACCTGGGCGTGGCGGAGGCCGTGGCGCGGGGCCGCGCGGAGGCGGTGCTGGTGCGCCGGTCCGTGCGGGAGTTCACGGCCGACCCGGTGCCGGTCGAGGCGCTGCGCCGGGCCGTGGGCGCGGCCCTGACCGCGCCCGCGCCGCACCACACCCGGCCGGTGCGGTTCGTGCACCTGCGCGCCCGGCGGGACGCGCTGCTGACCGCGATGCGCGAGCGCTGGGCGGACGACCTGCGCGGTGACGGCCTGCCGCCCGAGCAGGTCGAGCGGCGGCTCGCGCGCGGCGACTTCCTGCGCGACGCGCCCGAGGTCGTGCTGCCGTTCCTGGTCGCCGAGGGCGCGCACGCGTACCCGGACGCGAGGAGGGCGGCGGCCGAGCGCACCATGTTCACCGTCGCCGGCGGCGCGGCCGTGCAGGGCCTGCTGGTGGCGCTGGCCGCCGAGGGCCTCGGCTCGTGCTGGGTGTCGTCGACGATCTTCTGCGCCGACGTGGTCCGCGCGGTGCTGGACCTGCCCGCCTCGTGGGAGCCGCTGGGCGCGGTGGCCGTTGGCCACCCGACCGAACCGCTCCTGCCCCGCCCGCCCCGTTCCCCGGACGAAGGGTTCGTCGAGCTGTGA
- a CDS encoding NUDIX hydrolase, producing the protein MSLHADTTSVLTDWRPPNRDQEALRQAFLGFLAARPDACLRSCEPGHVTASALVLDATGERALLTLHPRVGRWLQLGGHCEESDATLVGAALREAAEESGIRGLRAEPVPIHLDVHPITCSLGVPTRHFDVRFLVRAPVGAKAVRSAESVDLQWWPLDGLPSNVDDLGPMIEAALSRLR; encoded by the coding sequence GTGAGCCTGCACGCCGACACGACGTCGGTCCTGACCGACTGGCGACCGCCGAACCGCGACCAGGAGGCGCTGCGACAGGCGTTCCTGGGCTTCCTGGCGGCCCGCCCGGACGCGTGCCTGCGGTCCTGCGAGCCCGGTCACGTCACCGCGTCCGCGCTGGTGCTGGACGCGACCGGCGAGCGGGCCCTGCTCACCCTGCACCCGAGGGTGGGCCGCTGGCTCCAGCTCGGCGGGCACTGCGAGGAGTCGGACGCGACCCTGGTCGGCGCGGCGCTGCGGGAGGCGGCGGAGGAGTCCGGCATCCGGGGCCTGCGCGCGGAGCCGGTGCCGATCCACCTCGACGTGCACCCGATCACGTGCTCGCTCGGCGTGCCGACCCGGCACTTCGACGTGCGCTTCCTGGTGCGGGCGCCGGTCGGCGCGAAGGCCGTGCGCAGCGCGGAGTCCGTCGACCTCCAGTGGTGGCCCCTGGACGGCCTGCCGTCGAACGTGGACGACCTGGGCCCGATGATCGAGGCGGCGCTGAGCCGCCTGCGCTGA
- a CDS encoding DNA-3-methyladenine glycosylase family protein has protein sequence MPRTWRPPFPLDVAAVLGPLRRGAGDVAFRVEGGGVWLTANTPVGPGTLHVVEAGDVVGRAWGDGADWLLDRLPALLGADDDDSAFRAHHPLVAETRRRLPGIRLGSTGRVWDALLPAVLEQKVTLVEAHRSYRELCRRFGDAAPGPAPAGMVVPPTPRAVLGITDWEWHRAGVDGARRRALVAAAQVAHRLEGACELRGEAGRALLRKVPGVGPWTAAEVAQRAWGDPDAVSFGDFHLAGLVGWALLGRPLDDAGMAEVLSPYQPQRHRAVRYVEASGARKPRFGPRFSPRDYRAM, from the coding sequence ATGCCTAGGACGTGGCGTCCCCCGTTCCCGCTGGACGTGGCCGCGGTCCTCGGGCCGCTGCGGCGCGGTGCGGGTGACGTCGCGTTCCGCGTGGAGGGCGGCGGCGTGTGGCTGACCGCCAACACGCCGGTCGGTCCGGGGACGCTGCACGTGGTCGAGGCGGGCGACGTCGTGGGGCGGGCGTGGGGCGACGGCGCGGACTGGCTGCTGGACCGCCTGCCCGCGCTGCTGGGCGCGGACGACGACGATTCGGCGTTCCGGGCGCACCACCCGCTGGTCGCGGAGACCCGCCGCCGCCTGCCCGGCATCCGCCTCGGCTCGACCGGCCGGGTGTGGGACGCGCTGCTGCCCGCCGTGCTGGAGCAGAAGGTGACGCTCGTCGAGGCCCACCGCTCGTACCGCGAGCTGTGCCGCCGGTTCGGCGACGCCGCGCCGGGGCCCGCGCCGGCCGGGATGGTGGTGCCGCCGACGCCGCGGGCGGTGCTCGGCATCACCGACTGGGAGTGGCACCGCGCGGGCGTGGACGGGGCGCGCCGCCGCGCCCTGGTCGCCGCCGCGCAGGTGGCGCACCGCCTGGAGGGGGCGTGCGAGCTGCGCGGCGAGGCCGGGCGGGCGCTGCTGCGCAAGGTGCCCGGCGTCGGCCCGTGGACCGCAGCCGAGGTGGCGCAGCGGGCCTGGGGCGACCCGGACGCGGTGAGCTTCGGCGACTTCCACCTGGCCGGGCTGGTCGGCTGGGCGCTGCTGGGCCGCCCGCTGGACGACGCCGGGATGGCCGAGGTGCTGTCGCCCTACCAGCCGCAACGCCACCGCGCCGTGCGCTACGTCGAGGCGTCCGGCGCGCGCAAGCCCCGCTTCGGCCCCCGCTTCTCACCGCGCGACTACCGCGCGATGTGA
- a CDS encoding WhiB family transcriptional regulator: MREFDGGRDVDGDAPAQEPVVLTDLFDATDEQDWQERALCAQTDPEAFFPEKGGSTREAKRICLGCEVRSECLEYALQHDERFGIWGGLSERERRKLKKRAV, encoded by the coding sequence ATGCGGGAATTCGACGGGGGTCGTGACGTGGACGGTGACGCGCCGGCGCAGGAGCCGGTCGTGTTGACCGACCTTTTCGACGCGACCGACGAGCAGGACTGGCAGGAGCGCGCCCTGTGCGCGCAGACCGACCCCGAGGCGTTCTTCCCCGAGAAGGGCGGCTCCACCAGGGAGGCCAAGCGGATCTGCCTGGGCTGCGAGGTGCGCTCCGAATGCCTGGAGTACGCGCTCCAGCACGACGAGCGGTTCGGCATTTGGGGGGGACTGTCCGAACGCGAGCGGAGGAAGCTCAAAAAGCGCGCCGTGTGA